The proteins below come from a single Oryzias latipes chromosome 14, ASM223467v1 genomic window:
- the LOC101162623 gene encoding gap junction alpha-3 protein: MGDWNLLGKLLESAQEHSTVVGKVWLTVLFIFRILVLGTAAEKVWGDEQSGFTCDTKQPGCQNVCYDKTFPISHIRFWVMQIIFVSTPTLVYLGHILHLVRMEEKENQKLKELEIQNENQQQLLSKAAKKTSVKDNQGHVRLQGALLRTYVFNIIFKTLFEVAFIVAQYFLYGFELKPMYTCDRWPCPNMVNCYISRPTEKTVFIIFMLGVACVSLLLNLVEMYHLGFTKCHQGLRYRRSRATNAAPKSPNEAVPPFAPNYTYLTSHTLSHEPFSADSKFNVAEPNSAYNPYNSKAVHKQNRDNLAVERKSRAEGDDSEKTKSSSPASEAPAESQRRNSQSSKHSNNKSRLDDLKI, encoded by the coding sequence ATGGGAGACTGGAACTTGCTGGGGAAGCTGCTGGAGAGCGCTCAGGAACACTCCACCGTCGTGGGTAAGGTCTGGCTCACGGTGCTGTTCATCTTCCGCATCCTAGTTCTGGGAACAGCCGCCGAGAAGGTGTGGGGTGACGAGCAGTCCGGCTTCACGTGTGACACCAAGCAGCCCGGTTGTCAGAACGTCTGCTATGACAAGACCTTCCCCATTTCTCACATCCGCTTCTGGGTGATGCAGATCATCTTCGTCTCCACGCCAACACTCGTTTATCTGGGCCACATCCTCCATCTGGTTCGCATGGAGGAAAAAGAGAACCAGAAGCTGAAGGAACTTGAAATCCAGAATGAAAACCAGCAGCAGCTGTTGAGCAAGGCAGCCAAGAAGACCTCAGTGAAAGACAATCAGGGCCACGTCCGTTTGCAAGGTGCACTGCTGCGAACATACGTCTTCAACATTATTTTTAAGACTCTGTTTGAAGTGGCTTTTATAGTAGCTCAATACTTCCTGTACGGGTTTGAACTGAAGCCTATGTACACCTGTGACCGCTGGCCTTGCCCCAATATGGTGAATTGCTACATCTCCAGACCCACAGAGAAGACAGTCTTCATTATTTTCATGCTGGGCGTGGCTTGTGTCTCTTTGCTGCTCAATCTGGTGGAAATGTATCATCTGGGTTTCACAAAGTGTCATCAGGGTCTTCGTTACAGACGATCCCGGGCCACAAATGCAGCTCCCAAATCCCCAAATGAGGCTGTCCCACCTTTTGCTCCAAACTACACCTACCTTACCAGTCACACGCTGTCACACGAACCGTTCTCTGCAGATTCCAAGTTCAACGTGGCAGAGCCAAACTCTGCCTACAACCCTTACAACAGCAAAGCAGTTCACAAGCAGAACAGAGACAACCTGGCTGTGGAGAGGAAAAGCAGAGCTGAAGGGGATGATTCAGAGAAGACCAAGTCCTCCAGTCCTGCCTCTGAGGCTCCTGCTGAAAGCCAGCGCAGAAACAGTCAATCAAGCAAGCACAGTAACAACAAAAGCAGGCTAGATGACCTGAAGATCTGA
- the LOC101163022 gene encoding gap junction beta-1 protein isoform X1: MSTDEGMSHDTFCAFKRPAKPWGASQRLFPPLGSHPCQTSGSALSSTPLPMPLKPPAEPDPEPKMNWASFYAVISGVNRHSTGIGRIWLSVLFIFRILVLVVAAESVWGDEKSGFTCNTQQPGCNSVCYDHFFPISHIRLWALQLILVSTPALLVAMHVAHRRHVDKRIYKLSGRTNPKDLEQIKSQKMKITGALWWTYVISLLFRVIFEVTFMYLFYMIYPGYKMIRLVKCDSYPCPNTVDCFVSRPTEKTVFTVFMLAVSGVCILLNIAEVVFLVGKACSKHLHDAGDSSMGAWIQQKLRSL; encoded by the exons TGTCGACTGATGAAGGCATGTCACATGACACGTTTTGTGCTTTTAAGAGGCCAGCAAAGCCCTGGGGGGCGTCACAGAGGCTTTTTCCTCCTCTGGGGTCACATCCATGCCAAACCAGCGGGTCAGCTTTGTCCTCCACGCCGCTTCCTATGCCTCTTAAGCCTCCAGCTGAACCCG aCCCGGAACCAAAGATGAACTGGGCATCATTTTATGCCGTCATCAGCGGTGTGAATCGGCATTCCACCGGCATCGGCCGCATCTGGCTCTCCGTCCTATTCATTTTCCGCATCCTGGTCCTGGTGGTGGCGGCTGAGAGCGTGTGGGGGGACGAAAAGTCTGGCTTCACCTGCAACACCCAGCAGCCCGGCTGCAACAGCGTCTGCTACGACCACTTCTTTCCCATCTCTCACATCCGCCTCTGGGCGCTGCAGCTCATCCTGGTCTCCACCCCAGCACTGCTGGTGGCCATGCACGTGGCTCACCGCCGCCATGTGGACAAGAGGATCTACAAATTGTCAGGACGGACCAACCCAAAAGACCTGGAACAGATAAAGAGCCAGAAGATGAAAATCACAGGCGCTCTGTGGTGGACTTACGTCATCAGCCTGTTATTCCGTGTCATCTTTGAGGTCACCTTCATGTATCTCTTCTACATGATTTACCCTGGTTATAAGATGATCCGGCTAGTGAAGTGTGACTCCTACCCCTGCCCAAACACGGTGGACTGTTTTGTGTCGAGGCCCACAGAGAAGACTGTCTTCACAGTGTTCATGCTGGCCGTGTCCGGGGTCTGCATTTTGCTCAACATCGCAGAAGTGGTCTTTTTGGTGGGAAAAGCCTGCAGTAAACACCTGCACGACGCTGGAGACTCCTCCATGGGAGCCTGGATCCAACAGAAGCTCCGATCCCTCTAA
- the LOC101163022 gene encoding gap junction beta-1 protein isoform X2, translating into MNWASFYAVISGVNRHSTGIGRIWLSVLFIFRILVLVVAAESVWGDEKSGFTCNTQQPGCNSVCYDHFFPISHIRLWALQLILVSTPALLVAMHVAHRRHVDKRIYKLSGRTNPKDLEQIKSQKMKITGALWWTYVISLLFRVIFEVTFMYLFYMIYPGYKMIRLVKCDSYPCPNTVDCFVSRPTEKTVFTVFMLAVSGVCILLNIAEVVFLVGKACSKHLHDAGDSSMGAWIQQKLRSL; encoded by the coding sequence ATGAACTGGGCATCATTTTATGCCGTCATCAGCGGTGTGAATCGGCATTCCACCGGCATCGGCCGCATCTGGCTCTCCGTCCTATTCATTTTCCGCATCCTGGTCCTGGTGGTGGCGGCTGAGAGCGTGTGGGGGGACGAAAAGTCTGGCTTCACCTGCAACACCCAGCAGCCCGGCTGCAACAGCGTCTGCTACGACCACTTCTTTCCCATCTCTCACATCCGCCTCTGGGCGCTGCAGCTCATCCTGGTCTCCACCCCAGCACTGCTGGTGGCCATGCACGTGGCTCACCGCCGCCATGTGGACAAGAGGATCTACAAATTGTCAGGACGGACCAACCCAAAAGACCTGGAACAGATAAAGAGCCAGAAGATGAAAATCACAGGCGCTCTGTGGTGGACTTACGTCATCAGCCTGTTATTCCGTGTCATCTTTGAGGTCACCTTCATGTATCTCTTCTACATGATTTACCCTGGTTATAAGATGATCCGGCTAGTGAAGTGTGACTCCTACCCCTGCCCAAACACGGTGGACTGTTTTGTGTCGAGGCCCACAGAGAAGACTGTCTTCACAGTGTTCATGCTGGCCGTGTCCGGGGTCTGCATTTTGCTCAACATCGCAGAAGTGGTCTTTTTGGTGGGAAAAGCCTGCAGTAAACACCTGCACGACGCTGGAGACTCCTCCATGGGAGCCTGGATCCAACAGAAGCTCCGATCCCTCTAA